A genomic window from Silene latifolia isolate original U9 population chromosome Y, ASM4854445v1, whole genome shotgun sequence includes:
- the LOC141629889 gene encoding uncharacterized protein LOC141629889, whose translation MEVVKNSQVTVPFTELITQIPSYTKFMKDTLTRTRTFDNVETIAFTAECSALLQNKSPPKLKDPGSLSIPCTIGTYTIDKALCNQGASVSVMPYSFCESLNMGVLKCTNATLQMADRYIKRLLGVLEDVPVKVGKFFIPVEFIVLDIAEDSQIPIILGRPFLHTAGVVIDIKNGKLTLEVGDDKVTYNLNNAMKSPMLEESCYFLEVLDVVDVIVDESLPRSLSKDHLEALLLLKSFSGDGDI comes from the coding sequence ATGGAAGTGGTGAAGAATTCgcaggtaaccgttccttttaccgaattaatcaccCAAATCCCTTCTTATACTAAGTTCATGAAGGACACTTTAACTAGGACGAGGACTTTTGATAATGTTGAAACTATAGCGTTCACCGCCGAGTGTAGTGCTCTTTTACAAAATAAGTCCCCTCCCAAGTTAAAAGATCCTGGTAGCCTTtctattccatgcactattggcaCCTACACTATTGATAAAGCCTTATGCAATcaaggtgctagtgtgagtgtgaTGCCATACTCATTTTGTGAAAGTCTAAACATGGGTGTCTTAAAATGTACTAATGCCAccttgcaaatggcggaccgttatATAAAACGCCTTTTGGGTGTTTTGGAGGATGTGCCCGTCAAAGTTGGAaagtttttcattccggttgaATTTATTGTTCTTGACATTGCCGAAGATTCacaaatcccaatcattttgggaaggcCATTTTTACATACCGCGGGCGTGGTCATTGATATCAAGAATGGTAAGTTAACATTGGAAGTAGGTGATGACAAGGTCACTTATAATTTGAATAATGCTATGAAGAGTCCAATGCTagaggagtcatgttatttcctTGAAGTTTTGGATGTTGTTGATGTTATTGTAGATGAGTCATTGCCTCGATCTTTAAGCAAAGATCATTTGGAGGCACTCTTGTTGTTGAAATCTTTTTCAGGTGATGGAGATATTTGA
- the LOC141629890 gene encoding uncharacterized protein LOC141629890 gives MVRLSDHSKPTAAMLPRGIVTTQIGAADFEIKPDFISLDERKQFSGSPMKDPNLHVQIFCNYCSMIRQPGVTQAQIREILFPFSLRGKAKLWINSLDRATMEITDWDSLALAFYQKYFPLEKTQQLRSQITGFRQNGYESLFDAWERYKELQRECPHHGLDPWFLAITFYNGCCAESRRVLDSANNGRFDQIDTELAHSTIESMAVHDSQYVNSRNTSLKDKEEDTTISLLKAQVALLQQQMDNRGTSSSQSHEQVNVTSQVMVCEACGGAGHGTALCRASIEEVNAFQSFRQNLSPISNTYNEATKYHPNLS, from the coding sequence ATGGTTCGTTTATCCGATCACTCCAAGCCCACCGCGGCAATGCTTCCTAGGGGCATTGTTACTACCCAAATTGGTGCGGCAGATTTTGAAATCAAGCCGGATTTCATTAGCCTTGATGAGAGGAAGCAATTTAGTGGGAGTCCAATGAAAGATCCTAATTTACATGTTCAAATTTTTTGCAACTATTGCTCGATGATTAGGCAACCGGGGGTTACACAAGCTCAAATTAGGGAGatacttttccctttttctttgagagGCAAAGCCAAGTTGTGGATTAATAGCCTTGATAGAGCCACAATGGAAATTACCGATTGGGATTCATTGGCTCTTGCATTTTATCAAAAGTATTTTCCCCTGGAGAAGACCCAACAATTGAGAAGCCAAATCACGGGATTCCGTCAAAATGGTTATGAAAGTTTGTTTGATGCATGGGAAAGGTATAAGGAgttgcaaagagagtgccctcatCACGGGTTAGATCCATGGTTCCTTGCCATTACATTTTATAATGGTTGTTGTGCCGAGTCTCGTCGAGTTCTAGATTCCGCTAACAACGGGAGGTTTGACCAAATTGATACGGAACTTGCTCATTCTACCATTGAATCCATGGCGGTGCATGATTCCCAATACGTCAACTCTCGTAACACCTCATTAAAAGACAAGGAAGAGGATACAACTATATCTCTTTTGAAAGCTCAAGTGGCTCTTCTCCAACAACAAATGGATAACCGAGGAACAAGCTCATCCCAATCTCATGAACAAGTGAATGTTACTAGCCAAGTGATGGTGTGTGAAGCTTGTGGAGGTGCGGGACATGGCACCGCTTTGTGTAGGGCATCTATTGAAGAGGTGAATGCTTTTCAAAGTTTTAGACAAAATCTCAGTCCTATCTCCAACACCTACAATGAAGCTACAAAGTATCATCCAAACTTGTCCTAA